A stretch of the Macaca mulatta isolate MMU2019108-1 chromosome 16, T2T-MMU8v2.0, whole genome shotgun sequence genome encodes the following:
- the TTC19 gene encoding tetratricopeptide repeat protein 19, mitochondrial isoform X2 — MYRLLSGSLGRGLLRAAGRRYRGCSARLLPGLAGGPGPEVQVPPSRVAPHGRGPGLLPLLAALAWFSRPAAAEEEEEQQGADGAAAEDGADEAEAEIIQLLKRAKLSIMKDEPEEAELILHDALRLAYQTDNKKAITYTYDLMANLAFIRGQLENAEQLFKATMSYLLGGGMKQEDNAIIEISLKLASIYAAQNRQEFAIAGYEFCISTLEEKIEREKELAEDIMSVEEKANTHLLLGMCLDACARYLLFSKQPSQAQRMYEKALQISEEIQGERHPQTIVLMSDLATTLDAQGRFDEAYIYMQRASDLARQINHPELHMVLSNLAAVLMHRETWDDRCITHTTIHEIFGSSKASRYTGKDCKESPSI, encoded by the exons ATGTACAGGCTCCTCAGCGGGAGTCTGGGCCGAGGCCTCCTGCGGGCCGCGGGGCGGCGGTACCGGGGCTGCTCCGCGCGCCTGCTCCCTGGGCTGGCAGGAGGCCCGGGGCCCGAGGTGCAGGTGCCGCCATCCCGAGTCGCGCCGCACGGCCGGGGCCCAGGCCTGCTGCCGCTGCTGGCAG CGCTCGCCTGGTTCTCGAGGCCCGCTgcggcagaggaggaggaggagcagcagggAGCCGACGGGGCCGCCGCCGAGGACGGGGCGGACGAAGCCGAGGCCGAGATCATCCAGCTGCTGAAGCGAGCCAAG TTGAGCATCATGAAAGATGAGCCAGAAGAGGCTGAGTTAATTTTGCATGACGCTCTTCGCCTCGCCTATCAGACTGATAACAAGAAGGCCATCACTTACACTTATGATCTG ATGGCCAACTTAGCATTTATACGGGGTCAGCTTGAAAAT GCTGAACAACTTTTTAAAGCAACAATGAGTTACCTCCTTGGAGGGGGCATGAAGCAG gAGGACAATGCCATAATTGAAATTTCCCTAAAGCTGGCTAGTATCTATGCTGCGCAGAATAG ACAGGAATTTGCTATTGCTGGCTATGAATTCTGCATTTCAACTCTAGAGgaaaaaattgaaagagaaaaggaattagCAGAAGACATTATGTCAG tgGAAGAGAAAGCCAATACCCACCTCCTCTTGGGCATGTGCTTAGACGCCTGTGCTCGCTACCTTCTGTTCTCCAAGCAGCCATCACAGGCACAAAGGATGTATGAAAAAGCTCTGCAGATTTCTGAAGAAATACAAGGAGAAAGACACCCACAG aCCATTGTGCTGATGAGTGACCTGGCTACTACCCTGGATGCACAGGGCCGCTTTGATGAGGCCTATATTTATATGCAAAGGGCATCAGATCTGGCAAGACAGATAAATCATCCTGAGCTACACATGGTACTCAGTAATCTAGCTGCAGTTTTGATGCACAGAG AAacctgggatgacaggtgtatTACACATACCACCATTCATGAAATCTTTGGCTCATCAAAGGCCTCAAGATATACTGGAAAGGACTGTAAAGAATCCCCCAGCATTTAG
- the TTC19 gene encoding tetratricopeptide repeat protein 19, mitochondrial isoform X1, with the protein MYRLLSGSLGRGLLRAAGRRYRGCSARLLPGLAGGPGPEVQVPPSRVAPHGRGPGLLPLLAALAWFSRPAAAEEEEEQQGADGAAAEDGADEAEAEIIQLLKRAKLSIMKDEPEEAELILHDALRLAYQTDNKKAITYTYDLMANLAFIRGQLENAEQLFKATMSYLLGGGMKQEDNAIIEISLKLASIYAAQNRQEFAIAGYEFCISTLEEKIEREKELAEDIMSVEEKANTHLLLGMCLDACARYLLFSKQPSQAQRMYEKALQISEEIQGERHPQTIVLMSDLATTLDAQGRFDEAYIYMQRASDLARQINHPELHMVLSNLAAVLMHRERYTQAKEIYQEALKQAKLKKDEISVQHIREELAELSKKSRPLT; encoded by the exons ATGTACAGGCTCCTCAGCGGGAGTCTGGGCCGAGGCCTCCTGCGGGCCGCGGGGCGGCGGTACCGGGGCTGCTCCGCGCGCCTGCTCCCTGGGCTGGCAGGAGGCCCGGGGCCCGAGGTGCAGGTGCCGCCATCCCGAGTCGCGCCGCACGGCCGGGGCCCAGGCCTGCTGCCGCTGCTGGCAG CGCTCGCCTGGTTCTCGAGGCCCGCTgcggcagaggaggaggaggagcagcagggAGCCGACGGGGCCGCCGCCGAGGACGGGGCGGACGAAGCCGAGGCCGAGATCATCCAGCTGCTGAAGCGAGCCAAG TTGAGCATCATGAAAGATGAGCCAGAAGAGGCTGAGTTAATTTTGCATGACGCTCTTCGCCTCGCCTATCAGACTGATAACAAGAAGGCCATCACTTACACTTATGATCTG ATGGCCAACTTAGCATTTATACGGGGTCAGCTTGAAAAT GCTGAACAACTTTTTAAAGCAACAATGAGTTACCTCCTTGGAGGGGGCATGAAGCAG gAGGACAATGCCATAATTGAAATTTCCCTAAAGCTGGCTAGTATCTATGCTGCGCAGAATAG ACAGGAATTTGCTATTGCTGGCTATGAATTCTGCATTTCAACTCTAGAGgaaaaaattgaaagagaaaaggaattagCAGAAGACATTATGTCAG tgGAAGAGAAAGCCAATACCCACCTCCTCTTGGGCATGTGCTTAGACGCCTGTGCTCGCTACCTTCTGTTCTCCAAGCAGCCATCACAGGCACAAAGGATGTATGAAAAAGCTCTGCAGATTTCTGAAGAAATACAAGGAGAAAGACACCCACAG aCCATTGTGCTGATGAGTGACCTGGCTACTACCCTGGATGCACAGGGCCGCTTTGATGAGGCCTATATTTATATGCAAAGGGCATCAGATCTGGCAAGACAGATAAATCATCCTGAGCTACACATGGTACTCAGTAATCTAGCTGCAGTTTTGATGCACAGAG AACGATATACACAAGCAAAAGAGATCTACCAGGAAGCACTGAAGCAAGCAAAGctgaaaaaagatgaaatttctGTACAACACATCAGGGAAGAGTTGGCTGAGCTGTCAAAGAAAAGTAGACCTTTGACTTAA
- the TTC19 gene encoding tetratricopeptide repeat protein 19, mitochondrial isoform X3: protein MKDEPEEAELILHDALRLAYQTDNKKAITYTYDLMANLAFIRGQLENAEQLFKATMSYLLGGGMKQEDNAIIEISLKLASIYAAQNRQEFAIAGYEFCISTLEEKIEREKELAEDIMSVEEKANTHLLLGMCLDACARYLLFSKQPSQAQRMYEKALQISEEIQGERHPQTIVLMSDLATTLDAQGRFDEAYIYMQRASDLARQINHPELHMVLSNLAAVLMHRERYTQAKEIYQEALKQAKLKKDEISVQHIREELAELSKKSRPLT from the exons ATGAAAGATGAGCCAGAAGAGGCTGAGTTAATTTTGCATGACGCTCTTCGCCTCGCCTATCAGACTGATAACAAGAAGGCCATCACTTACACTTATGATCTG ATGGCCAACTTAGCATTTATACGGGGTCAGCTTGAAAAT GCTGAACAACTTTTTAAAGCAACAATGAGTTACCTCCTTGGAGGGGGCATGAAGCAG gAGGACAATGCCATAATTGAAATTTCCCTAAAGCTGGCTAGTATCTATGCTGCGCAGAATAG ACAGGAATTTGCTATTGCTGGCTATGAATTCTGCATTTCAACTCTAGAGgaaaaaattgaaagagaaaaggaattagCAGAAGACATTATGTCAG tgGAAGAGAAAGCCAATACCCACCTCCTCTTGGGCATGTGCTTAGACGCCTGTGCTCGCTACCTTCTGTTCTCCAAGCAGCCATCACAGGCACAAAGGATGTATGAAAAAGCTCTGCAGATTTCTGAAGAAATACAAGGAGAAAGACACCCACAG aCCATTGTGCTGATGAGTGACCTGGCTACTACCCTGGATGCACAGGGCCGCTTTGATGAGGCCTATATTTATATGCAAAGGGCATCAGATCTGGCAAGACAGATAAATCATCCTGAGCTACACATGGTACTCAGTAATCTAGCTGCAGTTTTGATGCACAGAG AACGATATACACAAGCAAAAGAGATCTACCAGGAAGCACTGAAGCAAGCAAAGctgaaaaaagatgaaatttctGTACAACACATCAGGGAAGAGTTGGCTGAGCTGTCAAAGAAAAGTAGACCTTTGACTTAA